From Anthonomus grandis grandis chromosome 20, icAntGran1.3, whole genome shotgun sequence, the proteins below share one genomic window:
- the LOC126747784 gene encoding death-associated protein kinase related-like, with translation MLQFKICDGLFELENKNLDCILQKKNVEDVYEINSKAQLGRGKYATVRRVVHKQNGTQYAAKVIKKRRRNKDQIKEIVHEIIVLLQCASTNRIIGLHEVYESVTEIILILELAAGGDLQHLLDSGQCLAEAEARKAMIQILEGVLYLHTRNIAHLDLKPQNVLLSEQESYEELKLCDFGTSRVIQPKVALREIVGTVDYVSPEVLSYEPISLATDIWSIGVLAYVILSGLSPFGADDKQQTFLNISKCALTFDSDSFYNVSSAAIDFIRSTLTIDPIKRPQLHELLDHPWISLKVSPLTVLPLQAISLKATKAHQRKSFCCLYESEGFQEKSKNNTLSISNYRCPLCSDLSQSTVFQSNVDKRILC, from the coding sequence atgcTTCAGTTTAAAATATGTGACGGACTCTTTGAGTTGGAGAATAAAAATCTGGATTGCATTcttcaaaagaaaaatgttgAGGATGTATATGAGATTAATTCGAAAGCACAACTTGGCCGAGGTAAATATGCAACAGTCCGCCGAGTAGTTCACAAGCAAAACGGTACTCAGTACGCTGcgaaagttattaaaaaaaggcgTCGAAATAAAGATCAAATAAAGGAAATTGTACATGAAATAATCGTGTTGTTACAATGCGCATCAACGAATAGAATAATTGGACTCCACGAGGTTTATGAGTCAGTgacagaaataattttaatcctaGAACTGGCTGCTGGTGGAGATCTTCAGCATTTATTGGATAGTGGTCAGTGTCTGGCTGAGGCAGAAGCTCGTAAGGCCATGATACAAATCCTGGAAGGAGTCTTGTATTTGCATACAAGAAATATTGCTCATCTAGATTTAAAACCTCAGAATGTACTGCTCTCTGAGCAAGAGAGCTATGAGGAGCTAAAACTGTGTGACTTTGGTACTTCAAGAGTAATACAACCTAAAGTGGCATTGCGAGAAATAGTAGGTACCGTTGATTATGTCTCACCTGAAGTGCTTAGTTATGAACCAATAAGTCTGGCAACTGATATTTGGTCGATCGGTGTGTTGGCTTATGTAATACTGTCTGGTTTAAGCCCTTTCGGAGCAGATGATAAACAGCAAACATTtctaaatatatcaaaatgtgCACTCACCTTCGACTCTGACTCATTTTACAATGTTTCCAGTGCAGCTATAGATTTTATTAGGAGTACTCTTACTATAGACCCTATAAAAAGACCGCAATTACATGAGCTTCTAGACCACCCGTGGATTTCATTGAAAGTATCTCCTTTAACCGTACTTCCTCTACAAGCAATAAGCTTAAAAGCAACCAAAGCACATCAACGAAAGAGCTTTTGTTGCCTTTACGAGTCCGAGGGCTTTCAAGAGAAATCAAAGAACAACACTTTAAGTATATCAAACTACCGTTGTCCCCTATGTAGTGATCTTTCACAGTCCACCGTTTTTCAGTCTAACGTTGACAAAAGGATTTTGTGTTAA